The following coding sequences lie in one Spinacia oleracea cultivar Varoflay chromosome 1, BTI_SOV_V1, whole genome shotgun sequence genomic window:
- the LOC110800714 gene encoding uncharacterized protein — MDNGTKEWWMAAKWSKEYERGINEYIKRAFSTKSEGNQICCPCGSCHYRYWCDEKVVRYHLVCNGFVPRADKLSELGMHFEREIPTLDADERLNQDDLDDDLVGLLHDARDAFREGPNDEAKKFFQLLEGGQEELYPGCKTHSKLSFMIRLLIIKCDHKLTNGAYADIADLVREAFPDAKLPKSFNEAKSALKVLGLNYTKIDACPNDCMLYWEENANATSCHVCDTPRWKSNDTENDTPLENGKIHRIPKKILRHFPIKRRLQRIFMCQETASYMTWHTSGRENDHLLQHPVDEKAWKEFDSLYPKFAEDPRNVRLGLATYGFSPFNSMSIAHSTWPVILINYNLPPWMIMKPEFLMLALLIPGPSSPGNDIDIYL, encoded by the coding sequence ATGGATAATGGAACTAAAGAATGGTGGATGGCTGCCAAATGGAGTAAAGAGTATGAACGAGGAATAAACGAATATATTAAAAGGGCATTTTCTACCAAGTCTGAAGGAAACCAAATTTGTTGTCCATGTGGTAGTTGTCATTATCGTTATTGGTGTGATGAAAAAGTTGTGAGATATCACCTAGTTTGCAATGGTTTTGTGCCAAGAGCGGACAAGTTGTCAGAATTAGGGATGCACTTTGAAAGAGAAATACCTACTTTGGATGCTGATGAACGGTTGAACCAAgatgatttggatgatgatcTAGTAGGGTTGTTACATGATGCACGTGATGCTTTTAGAGAGGGGCCGAATGATGAGGCAAAAAAGTTTTTCCAGTTACTTGAAGGAGGTCAGGAGGAATTGTATCCCGGGTGCAAGACGCATTCAAAACTTTCCTTTATGATCAGACTATTAATCATAAAGTGTGATCATAAGTTGACCAATGGTGCGTATGCTGATATTGCAGACCTTGTAAGGGAGGCGTTTCCTGATGCCAAATTGCCTAAGTCTTTTAATGAAGCGAAGAGTGCTTTAAAGGTGTTGGGGTTGAATTATACTAAGATAGATGCATGCCCCAATGATTGCATGCTTTACTGGGAAGAGAATGCAAATGCCACAAGTTGCCATGTTTGTGATACGCCAAGATGGAAGTCGAATGATACAGAGAACGACACACCACTTGAAAATGGAAAAATCCATAGGATTCCCAAAAAGATCCTTAGGCACTTTCCAATAAAAAGAAGGTTGCAAAGGATTTTTATGTGCCAAGAGACTGCAAGCTACATGACATGGCATACTAGTGGGCGAGAAAATGATCATCTTTTACAACATCCAGTAGACGAAAAAGCTTGGAAGGAGTTTGATTCTTTGTATCCAAAGTTTGCTGAGGATCCGCGCAATGTCAGGTTGGGGCTAGCTACTTATGGATTTAGCCCATTCAATTCAATGAGCATTGCACATAGTACATGGCCAGTTATATTGATCAATTATAACTTGCCTCCATGGATGATTATGAAGCCAGAGTTTTTGATGTTAGCTTTACTTATCCCTGGTCCTTCTTCCCCCGGTAATGATATTGACATTTATTTGTAG